The Coleofasciculus sp. FACHB-1120 genomic sequence TCCTCGCGCCCTTCTTCTTTGAGCCTTGCTTCCAAGTCTTCACGGGCAGATGTGATCGCTTCATCCAGCAAATCTCGTAACCGCACCGTTTCTCCGGAGCGAGTTTTCAGTTTCTTTCCATCGTCCCTCTGCACCAAACCAAAGGGGACGTGTACCAACTCTAAATTATCTGGAATCCAGCCAGCCCGTCGCGCTACCTGAAACACCTGAGTAAAGTGATTTGCCTGCCCAGCATCTGTAACGTAGATAATCCGATCGGCTCGATCTTGTTCAATCCGATAGCGTAGTGCTGCTAAGTCAGTAGTGGCGTAGTTGTAACCTCCACCAGACTTTTGCACAATCATGGGCAAAGGTTCACCCTCTTTATTGGTAAACCCTTCCAGAAACACGCATTTAGCCCCATTGTCTTCCACTAGCAACCCTGACTGGGCGAGGTCTTCCACTACTCCCGCTAATAACGGGTTATAGAAAGATTCCCCTCGTTCTGTCAGATGCACATCAAGCCGATCGTAGATAATCTGAAACTCGCGCCGGGACTGTTCGCACAGCAGCTGCCATGCCCGCCGAGACTCTTCGTCACCCGCTTGCAACTTGACAACTTCTTGTCGGACCGTTTCTTGAAACTTCTCATCCTCATCAAACCGCTGTTTTGCTTTGCGGTAAAAAGCAACTAAATCGCCCAAATCTATAGCATTAGCAGTCGTCAAAGCTTCTGGACAAACTTCTCTCAAGTAGGCGATTAGCATTCCAAACTGGGTTCCCCAGTCGCCCACATGGTTTAAGCGCAAGACATCGTGACTCCGAAATTCTAAAGTTCGGGCAATGCAATCTCCAATGATCGTTGAACGCAAGTGCCCAACGTGCATCTCTTTAGCAATATTAGGACTAGAAAAATCTACGACTACCCGCTGAGCATTTTTTGCCTTGCTGACACCCAACCGGGAATCTGCCTGAATAGCACCTAGTTGTGCTTCCAAATATTCTGGTTTCAGGGTGAAATTGATAAAACCAGGACCAGCAATTTCTGGCGGTTGACAGAAATCGGTTACATCTATATACTCAATGATTTTTTGGGCTATCGCTCGTGGCGGCTGACCCAACTTTTTAGTTAAGGACATTGCCACATTAGACTGATAATCACCAAACTTGGGATTGCTAGCAAGCACTAGCATTGGGTCTACCCCAGCATAGTCACTGCCAAAAGCGGCAACTAAAGCCTGCTCAAATCTATTTTTAAGTTGTTCAAGAGTAGAGTTCATTGGGTTTTGCCGAAACCTCAGGCAGCGTACTTCTCTCCTCCATCGTACTAACGTCTATGTTCATACTCAAATCGAGCCATGTTGAGCGAGTAATCGGGGCGCTACTGGAGATGTAATCTACGCCAGTTTCAGCCACGGCACGAATAGTTTCTAGAGTAATGTTGCCTGATGCTTCAATTTTGATCTGGTCATTGCTGTGGCGAATTATCTGCACTGCCTGCCGCATCATCTCTAGCGACATATTATCAAGCATGATGATATCAGCACCGTGCTGTAAAGCTTGTTGCACTTGAGCGAGGGTTTCGGTTTCTACTTCTATAGTCAAGGGATAGGGCATTTGGGAGCGGATGCGAGCGATCGCCTCTGGAATCCCCCCAGCCACA encodes the following:
- the argS gene encoding arginine--tRNA ligase, yielding MNSTLEQLKNRFEQALVAAFGSDYAGVDPMLVLASNPKFGDYQSNVAMSLTKKLGQPPRAIAQKIIEYIDVTDFCQPPEIAGPGFINFTLKPEYLEAQLGAIQADSRLGVSKAKNAQRVVVDFSSPNIAKEMHVGHLRSTIIGDCIARTLEFRSHDVLRLNHVGDWGTQFGMLIAYLREVCPEALTTANAIDLGDLVAFYRKAKQRFDEDEKFQETVRQEVVKLQAGDEESRRAWQLLCEQSRREFQIIYDRLDVHLTERGESFYNPLLAGVVEDLAQSGLLVEDNGAKCVFLEGFTNKEGEPLPMIVQKSGGGYNYATTDLAALRYRIEQDRADRIIYVTDAGQANHFTQVFQVARRAGWIPDNLELVHVPFGLVQRDDGKKLKTRSGETVRLRDLLDEAITSAREDLEARLKEEGREETEEFIAHVAEVVGISCVKYADLSQNRNSNYIFNSKKMVAREGNTATYLLYAYVRIQGISRKGDIDFGQLGMNAKILLQEETELVLAKHLLQLSEVLSDVEQDLLPNRLCQYLFELSQKFNQFYDQCQVLKAEEPVRTSRLVLCDFTARTLKLGLSLLGISVLERM